One Procambarus clarkii isolate CNS0578487 chromosome 15, FALCON_Pclarkii_2.0, whole genome shotgun sequence DNA segment encodes these proteins:
- the LOC138364870 gene encoding ice nucleation protein InaU-like, producing the protein MAGYDSCSMAGYDSCSMAGYAMCYMAGYDTCSMAGYAMCYMAGYAMCSMAGYAMCSMAGYDTCYMEGYAMCYMAGYDTCYMAGYDTCYMVGYDTCYMAGYDRDNVTGDFFAEGKLKLFQ; encoded by the coding sequence ATGGCGGGATATGACTCGTGCTCCATGGCAGGATATGACTCGTGCTCCATGGCAGGATATGCCATGTGCTACATGGCAGGATATGACACGTGCTCCATGGCAGGATATGCCATGTGCTACATGGCAGGATATGCCATGTGCTCCATGGCAGGATATGCCATGTGCTCCATGGCAGGATACGACACATGCTACATGGAAGGATATGCCATGTGCTACATGGCAGGATATGACACGTGCTACATGGCAGGATACGACACATGCTACATGGTAGGATACGACACATGCTACATGGCAGGATACGACAGAGATAATGTCACTGGCGATTTTTTTGCTGAAGGCAAATTAAAATTATTCCAATAA